In Misgurnus anguillicaudatus chromosome 5, ASM2758022v2, whole genome shotgun sequence, a genomic segment contains:
- the LOC129414983 gene encoding coiled-coil domain-containing protein 112, translating into MVTVIRSDRTSPPRLHYSLHDYFSQARARMSVADFLRESERLRKLESKHDRETIRRKDFSAFEEIHNNLKADLRADIMKVEKELQKIRNCVYRFQAQLTDMKSSPDLLDKLKETMIDIENSINIFKDTQHQSFEELLKEERNLWQEICAFDQKIDVWSLAVKADGRDLQSAGPCAGRKDSRDLPAEVTALETFLQQNGGPQGGWDKYDHQSFMKVWTKHNGKPSYRKEAKIYLPDKTEENIRLHEEWYLQLCHLQEKKREAIHRWRAAKQRDLELQREHQQREGLTKEPDEATVAALRLKQLEQRKEAAERLDAWRSCRKQQMDREQEQRVRDEIQRRKRAKEERRRQLEMKLMVESHARQKKEEEELHVLQKEAQEQAEREQRRRLAAEGIKRFQQRDSQHLMTKLQENQNKEQEEQERQLKLAKLKEKVQVHVDRDPSRLWKPTKGWESRTKEIGPSEASGPIYQMFHRAVPTWRQDL; encoded by the exons AGAGAGTAAACACGACAGAGAGACGATCAGAAGAAAAGATTTCAGTGCGTTTGAGGAAATCCACAATAACCTAAAAGCTGATCTCAGAGCGGACA TCATGAAAGTGGAAAAGGAATTGCAGAAGATCAGGAATTGTGTCTATAGATTCCAGGCGCAGCTGACAGATATGAAATCTTCTCCAGACT TATTAGACAAATTAAAGGAGACTATGATAGATATCGAGAACTCcatcaacatttttaaagacacGCAGCATCAAAg TTTTGAGGAACTCTTGAAAGAAGAGAGAAATCTTTGGCAGGAAATCTGTGCCTTTGATCAAAAGATTGATGTCTGGTCATTGGCTGTGAAAGCAGACGGCCGGGATCTTCAGTCAGCTGGACCCTGCGCAGGCCGTAAGGACTCGAGAGATCTTCCGGCAGAAGTGACGGCATTGGAGACCTTTCTCCAGCAAAACGGCGGACCACAGGGCGGCTGGGACAAGTACGACCATCAGAGCTTCATGAAAGTTTGGACAAAACACAACGGAAAACCTTCATACAGAAAAGaagcaaagatttatttaccCGATAAGACTGAGGAGAACATTCGGCTGCACGAGGAGTGGTATCTACAGTTGTGCCATCTCCAGGAAAAGAAGAGGGAG GCCATCCACAGATGGAGAGCAGCCAAGCAGAGAGACCTGGAGCTGCAGAGAGAGCATCAGCAGAGGGAAGGTTTGACAAAGGAGCCGGACGAAGCCACCGTCGCGGCCCTGCGTCTCAAACAGTTGGAGCAGCGCAAGGAGGCGGCTGAGAGGCTGGATGCCTGGAGAAGCTGCAGAAAACAGCAGATGGACCGAGAGCAGGAGCAGAGAGTCAGAGACGAGATCCAGCGGCGAAAAAGAGCAAAAGAGGAACGGAGGAGACAGCTGGAGATGAAGCTCATGGTGGAGTCTCATGCTCGACAGAAGAAGGaggaagaggagctgcacgtcCTGCAGAAAGAGGCGCAGGAGCAGGCAGAGAGAGAGCAGCGGCGCAGGCTGGCCGCTGAAGGCATCAAACGATTTCAACAAAGG GATTCACAGCACTTGATGACCAAACTGCAGGAGAACCAGAATAAAGAGCAGGAGGAACAAGAGCGACAACTGAAACTAGCTAAACTAAAGGAAAAG GTGCAGGTTCACGTCGACCGAGATCCATCGAGACTCTGGAAACCGACTAAAGGCTGGGAGTCACGTACTAAAGAGATCGGTCCATCCGAGGCCAGCGGGCCAATATATCAGATGTTTCACAG GGCAGTTCCAACCTGGAGACAAGACTTGTGA
- the pggt1b gene encoding geranylgeranyl transferase type-1 subunit beta isoform X1, which yields MMADFDQDDFLRERHVRFFQRCLDVLPERYAPYETSRLTIVFFALSGLDVLDALDVIDKPSLIEWIYSLQVLPTDDGCNLGRCGFRGSSHIGVPYNNSKQGPSTPHAYDSGHVAMTYTGLACLVILGDDLCRVNKEACLIGLKALQLEDGSFYAVPEGSENDMRFVYCAACICYMLDDWSGMDRQKAIDYIRRSTSYDGGIGQGSGLESHGGSTFCAIASLCLMGKLQEVFSEREMRRIRRWCILRQQNGFHGRPNKPVDTCYSFWVGATLELLDVFQYTNFEKNRNYILSTQDRLVGGFAKWPDSHPDPLHTYFGICGLSLMGEEDLRKVHPALNISNRAFDTLRRLHGVWRTNST from the exons ATGATGGCGGATTTTGATCAAGATGATTTTTTGCGCGAGCGGCATGTGCGGTTTTTTCAGCGCTGTCTAGACGTGTTGCCCGAGAGATACGCGCCGTACGAGACGAGCAG GTTGACGATTGTTTTTTTTGCTCTGTCGGGTCTTGATGTCCTTGATGCCTTGGATGTTATAGACAAACCCAGTTTAATTGAGTGGATTTATTCACTTCAAGTTCTTCCCACAGATGATG GATGTAATCTCGGGCGCTGTGGGTTTCGCGGTTCCTCGCACATCGGTGTTCCTTACAATAACTCAAAG CAGGGTCCAAGTACTCCTCATGCGTATGACAGCGGTCACGTGGCGATGACCTACACTGGACTGGCGTGTCTTGTTATTCTAGGGGACGATCTATGTCGGGTTAATAAAGAGGCTTGTTTGATTGGCTTAAAAGCGCTGCAGTTAGAGGACGGCAG TTTTTATGCAGTTCCAGAAGGAAGCGAGAACGACATGAGATTTGTTTACTGTGCCGCCTGTATCTGTTACATGCTGGACGATTGGTCTGGTATGGACCGCCAGAAAGCCATAGATTACATCAGGAGAAGCACA tCATATGATGGTGGGATTGGTCAAGGGTCTGGACTTGAGTCTCATG GTGGCTCAACGTTTTGTGCCATTGCTTCTCTGTGTCTGATGGGAAAATTACAGGAAGTGTTCAGTGAGagagaaatgagacgcataCGACGCTGGTGTATCCTGAGACAGCAGAACGGCTTCCACGGGCGTCCCAACAAACCTGTGGACACCTGTTACTCGTTTTGGGTGGGCGCGACGCTGGAG CTTTTAGATGTCTTCCAATACACAAACTTTGAAAAGAACCGGAACTACATTCTGTCTACGCAGGACCGTTTGGTGGGCGGTTTTGCTAAATGGCCTGACAGTCATCCGG ACCCTCTTCACACCTACTTTGGCATCTGTGGCTTGTCTCTGATGGGAGAGGAAGACCTCCGAAAGGTTCATCCCGCCCTGAACATCAGCAACCGAGCGTTCGACACACTGCGGCGGCTTCACGGGGTCTGGAGGACAAACAGCACGTGA
- the pggt1b gene encoding geranylgeranyl transferase type-1 subunit beta isoform X3: MMADFDQDDFLRERHVRFFQRCLDVLPERYAPYETSRLTIVFFALSGLDVLDALDVIDKPSLIEWIYSLQVLPTDDGCNLGRCGFRGSSHIGVPYNNSKQGPSTPHAYDSGHVAMTYTGLACLVILGDDLCRVNKEACLIGLKALQLEDGSFYAVPEGSENDMRFVYCAACICYMLDDWSGMDRQKAIDYIRRSTSYDGGIGQGSGLESHGGSTFCAIASLCLMGKLQEVFSEREMRRIRRWCILRQQNGFHGRPNKPVDTCYSFWVGATLETLFTPTLASVACL, translated from the exons ATGATGGCGGATTTTGATCAAGATGATTTTTTGCGCGAGCGGCATGTGCGGTTTTTTCAGCGCTGTCTAGACGTGTTGCCCGAGAGATACGCGCCGTACGAGACGAGCAG GTTGACGATTGTTTTTTTTGCTCTGTCGGGTCTTGATGTCCTTGATGCCTTGGATGTTATAGACAAACCCAGTTTAATTGAGTGGATTTATTCACTTCAAGTTCTTCCCACAGATGATG GATGTAATCTCGGGCGCTGTGGGTTTCGCGGTTCCTCGCACATCGGTGTTCCTTACAATAACTCAAAG CAGGGTCCAAGTACTCCTCATGCGTATGACAGCGGTCACGTGGCGATGACCTACACTGGACTGGCGTGTCTTGTTATTCTAGGGGACGATCTATGTCGGGTTAATAAAGAGGCTTGTTTGATTGGCTTAAAAGCGCTGCAGTTAGAGGACGGCAG TTTTTATGCAGTTCCAGAAGGAAGCGAGAACGACATGAGATTTGTTTACTGTGCCGCCTGTATCTGTTACATGCTGGACGATTGGTCTGGTATGGACCGCCAGAAAGCCATAGATTACATCAGGAGAAGCACA tCATATGATGGTGGGATTGGTCAAGGGTCTGGACTTGAGTCTCATG GTGGCTCAACGTTTTGTGCCATTGCTTCTCTGTGTCTGATGGGAAAATTACAGGAAGTGTTCAGTGAGagagaaatgagacgcataCGACGCTGGTGTATCCTGAGACAGCAGAACGGCTTCCACGGGCGTCCCAACAAACCTGTGGACACCTGTTACTCGTTTTGGGTGGGCGCGACGCTGGAG ACCCTCTTCACACCTACTTTGGCATCTGTGGCTTGTCTCTGA
- the pggt1b gene encoding geranylgeranyl transferase type-1 subunit beta isoform X2, with amino-acid sequence MMADFDQDDFLRERHVRFFQRCLDVLPERYAPYETSRLTIVFFALSGLDVLDALDVIDKPSLIEWIYSLQVLPTDDGCNLGRCGFRGSSHIGVPYNNSKGPSTPHAYDSGHVAMTYTGLACLVILGDDLCRVNKEACLIGLKALQLEDGSFYAVPEGSENDMRFVYCAACICYMLDDWSGMDRQKAIDYIRRSTSYDGGIGQGSGLESHGGSTFCAIASLCLMGKLQEVFSEREMRRIRRWCILRQQNGFHGRPNKPVDTCYSFWVGATLELLDVFQYTNFEKNRNYILSTQDRLVGGFAKWPDSHPDPLHTYFGICGLSLMGEEDLRKVHPALNISNRAFDTLRRLHGVWRTNST; translated from the exons ATGATGGCGGATTTTGATCAAGATGATTTTTTGCGCGAGCGGCATGTGCGGTTTTTTCAGCGCTGTCTAGACGTGTTGCCCGAGAGATACGCGCCGTACGAGACGAGCAG GTTGACGATTGTTTTTTTTGCTCTGTCGGGTCTTGATGTCCTTGATGCCTTGGATGTTATAGACAAACCCAGTTTAATTGAGTGGATTTATTCACTTCAAGTTCTTCCCACAGATGATG GATGTAATCTCGGGCGCTGTGGGTTTCGCGGTTCCTCGCACATCGGTGTTCCTTACAATAACTCAAAG GGTCCAAGTACTCCTCATGCGTATGACAGCGGTCACGTGGCGATGACCTACACTGGACTGGCGTGTCTTGTTATTCTAGGGGACGATCTATGTCGGGTTAATAAAGAGGCTTGTTTGATTGGCTTAAAAGCGCTGCAGTTAGAGGACGGCAG TTTTTATGCAGTTCCAGAAGGAAGCGAGAACGACATGAGATTTGTTTACTGTGCCGCCTGTATCTGTTACATGCTGGACGATTGGTCTGGTATGGACCGCCAGAAAGCCATAGATTACATCAGGAGAAGCACA tCATATGATGGTGGGATTGGTCAAGGGTCTGGACTTGAGTCTCATG GTGGCTCAACGTTTTGTGCCATTGCTTCTCTGTGTCTGATGGGAAAATTACAGGAAGTGTTCAGTGAGagagaaatgagacgcataCGACGCTGGTGTATCCTGAGACAGCAGAACGGCTTCCACGGGCGTCCCAACAAACCTGTGGACACCTGTTACTCGTTTTGGGTGGGCGCGACGCTGGAG CTTTTAGATGTCTTCCAATACACAAACTTTGAAAAGAACCGGAACTACATTCTGTCTACGCAGGACCGTTTGGTGGGCGGTTTTGCTAAATGGCCTGACAGTCATCCGG ACCCTCTTCACACCTACTTTGGCATCTGTGGCTTGTCTCTGATGGGAGAGGAAGACCTCCGAAAGGTTCATCCCGCCCTGAACATCAGCAACCGAGCGTTCGACACACTGCGGCGGCTTCACGGGGTCTGGAGGACAAACAGCACGTGA